One Chryseobacterium sp. StRB126 genomic region harbors:
- a CDS encoding DUF6624 domain-containing protein, protein MKIKKVLFSILTALVLIISIFLYMNKDKFVYVGSVDIIEVDCSKKLQILSEVFESDQRIRKSNELIKYAKEDHRNQELVISIIEKCGMPTLKEVGQRRMDAIWLGLQHSTEEIRKKYFPQIEKAVENGDLSKQQYALMKDRMLMDEGKPQIYGSQIENGKLYKLENPETVNERRKEMGMEPIEDYLKYFNIQFNPN, encoded by the coding sequence ATGAAAATAAAAAAAGTATTATTTAGCATATTAACCGCTCTTGTTTTAATCATATCAATATTCCTTTACATGAATAAGGATAAATTTGTCTATGTAGGTTCAGTAGATATTATTGAAGTAGATTGCAGCAAAAAACTTCAAATCTTGAGTGAAGTTTTTGAAAGTGACCAAAGGATTAGAAAATCAAATGAACTCATCAAATACGCAAAAGAAGATCATAGGAATCAAGAATTAGTGATTAGCATTATTGAAAAGTGTGGTATGCCAACATTAAAGGAGGTGGGTCAACGACGAATGGATGCAATCTGGTTGGGACTGCAACATAGTACTGAAGAAATCAGAAAAAAGTATTTTCCACAAATAGAGAAAGCGGTTGAAAATGGAGACTTATCTAAACAACAATACGCATTGATGAAAGATAGGATGTTAATGGACGAAGGAAAACCCCAAATATATGGTTCACAAATAGAAAATGGTAAATTGTATAAATTAGAAAATCCTGAAACTGTGAACGAAAGAAGAAAAGAAATGGGAATGGAACCAATAGAGGATTATTTAAAGTATTTCAATATTCAGTTCAATCCGAATTAA
- a CDS encoding DeoR/GlpR family DNA-binding transcription regulator — protein sequence MEKLIPRQDEILKELDDKGHVLVQELCEKLNVSSVTIRKDLNYLESLGLLFRNHGGASKQVRYAYEKNVGEKENINVEAKQAIARAALPLIQENDCIILASGTTMHYLARMLMNFGPLTVLTSSLRVAIELCNNPNINVIQLGGEVRKSSTSIVGSISEGILKQFSCNKLFLGVDGIDLEFGISTSNAAEAHLNQVMIDCADKTVVLADSSKLNKKGFGKIASLDQVDYLITDDGIAAEDQVRLEEIGVNVIK from the coding sequence ATGGAGAAGCTAATACCAAGGCAAGATGAAATATTAAAAGAACTGGACGATAAAGGGCATGTTCTTGTTCAGGAATTGTGCGAAAAACTAAATGTTTCTTCGGTTACGATACGAAAGGATCTGAACTATCTCGAAAGTCTGGGGCTTCTTTTTAGAAATCATGGGGGAGCAAGTAAGCAGGTAAGGTATGCTTATGAAAAAAATGTGGGAGAGAAAGAGAATATTAATGTGGAGGCTAAACAGGCTATTGCGAGAGCGGCGCTGCCACTGATTCAGGAGAATGATTGTATCATATTAGCCTCAGGAACTACCATGCACTATCTTGCAAGGATGCTGATGAACTTCGGTCCACTTACTGTTTTAACTTCTTCATTGAGAGTGGCTATTGAACTATGTAATAATCCTAATATTAATGTGATTCAATTAGGAGGAGAGGTGAGGAAAAGCTCAACTTCAATTGTAGGATCTATTTCAGAAGGTATTCTTAAGCAGTTTTCTTGTAATAAGCTCTTTCTTGGGGTAGATGGGATTGATCTGGAGTTTGGGATCAGTACTTCCAATGCTGCAGAAGCCCACCTTAATCAGGTCATGATTGATTGTGCAGATAAAACAGTAGTTCTTGCAGATTCCTCAAAATTGAATAAGAAAGGTTTTGGTAAAATTGCCTCACTGGATCAGGTGGATTATCTGATCACGGATGATGGGATTGCTGCCGAAGATCAGGTCCGACTGGAGGAAATTGGAGTAAATGTGATTAAATAA
- a CDS encoding glycerol-3-phosphate dehydrogenase/oxidase, translated as MKRNEELSKLTNVKEWDFIVIGGGASGLGSALDAVSRGFKTLLLESHDFAKATSSRSTKLVHGGVRYLAQGDIGLVKEALKERGLLAKNAAHIVKNQSFIIPNYTWWGGIYYKIGLSVYDFLAGKLSLGKTKYISKSKTIEKLPTIEQNHLASGVVYQDGQFDDARLAVNLAQTIIEKGGSAVNYVKVVNLLKDDKDKVIGVVAEDQISKQQYQIHAKVVVNATGVFTNDILNMNNPKHGKLVVPSQGIHLVLDKSFLKSDDAIMIPKTSDGRVLFVVPWHDRALVGTTDTLLENESFEPRALEEEISFVLNTARQYLSKKPTRDDVKSVFAGLRPLAAPKDGSKSTKEVSRSHKVIASDTGLISIIGGKWTTYRKMAEDTIDKAMQVHKLGNSTSKTENMSIHGNVKPEQVDRTNHLYVYGSDIPAIKALQESNSRFSQKIHPDHPFTVAEVVWAARNEMAETIEDVLARRARLLFLDARAAIDSAHNVARIIAEEKGYSEEWAQQQENEFIELAKGYLLTPYSPKVINLN; from the coding sequence ATGAAACGAAACGAAGAACTCAGTAAATTAACCAATGTAAAAGAATGGGACTTTATTGTCATAGGAGGAGGAGCCAGTGGTTTAGGTTCAGCATTAGACGCAGTAAGCAGAGGATTCAAAACTTTATTGCTTGAATCTCATGACTTTGCGAAAGCAACATCCAGCAGAAGTACCAAACTGGTACACGGCGGAGTAAGATATTTAGCACAGGGAGATATAGGTTTAGTGAAAGAAGCTTTAAAAGAAAGAGGTCTTTTAGCCAAAAATGCAGCACATATTGTAAAAAATCAATCTTTCATTATCCCTAATTATACCTGGTGGGGCGGAATCTATTATAAGATAGGCTTGTCTGTATATGATTTCCTTGCAGGGAAATTAAGTTTGGGTAAAACAAAATACATCAGCAAATCAAAAACCATTGAAAAGCTGCCTACTATTGAACAAAATCACTTAGCAAGTGGTGTTGTTTACCAGGACGGACAGTTTGATGATGCAAGACTTGCAGTCAACTTAGCTCAAACCATTATTGAAAAAGGAGGAAGTGCAGTAAACTACGTGAAGGTAGTTAATCTTCTGAAAGATGATAAAGATAAAGTAATTGGAGTGGTTGCTGAAGATCAGATCTCCAAACAGCAATATCAGATTCATGCAAAAGTGGTTGTTAATGCTACCGGTGTTTTCACCAACGACATCCTTAATATGAATAACCCTAAACATGGTAAACTTGTAGTACCAAGTCAGGGAATTCACTTGGTATTGGATAAATCATTCCTGAAAAGTGATGATGCCATCATGATTCCGAAAACTTCTGACGGAAGAGTATTGTTCGTTGTACCTTGGCATGACAGAGCTTTGGTAGGAACTACAGATACTCTTTTAGAAAACGAAAGTTTCGAGCCCCGTGCTTTGGAAGAAGAAATCAGTTTCGTTTTGAATACAGCAAGACAATATCTGTCTAAAAAACCAACCCGTGATGATGTAAAGTCTGTTTTTGCCGGACTTCGTCCTCTTGCAGCTCCAAAAGATGGAAGCAAGAGCACCAAAGAAGTTTCCCGAAGCCATAAGGTTATTGCATCTGACACTGGATTAATTTCCATCATTGGCGGAAAGTGGACTACTTACCGTAAAATGGCTGAAGATACAATTGATAAAGCCATGCAGGTACACAAGCTGGGCAACAGCACTTCTAAAACAGAAAACATGTCTATTCATGGAAATGTAAAACCTGAGCAAGTAGATAGAACAAACCATCTATATGTATACGGATCTGACATTCCTGCAATAAAAGCTTTACAGGAAAGCAATTCACGCTTTTCGCAAAAAATACATCCTGACCATCCATTCACCGTAGCAGAAGTAGTTTGGGCTGCAAGAAATGAAATGGCAGAAACCATCGAGGATGTATTGGCAAGAAGAGCCCGTCTGTTGTTCCTTGATGCAAGAGCCGCTATAGACAGCGCGCACAATGTTGCGAGAATCATTGCTGAAGAAAAAGGATATTCTGAAGAATGGGCACAGCAACAGGAAAATGAATTTATTGAATTGGCAAAAGGATATTTATTAACTCCTTATTCACCTAAAGTTATCAACCTTAATTAA
- the glpK gene encoding glycerol kinase GlpK: MNEKLILALDQGTTSSRAILFNHSGEIKYVSQKDFRQIYPTPGWVEHDPNEIWSSQISVAAESIAKAGISGLEVAAIGITNQRETTIVWDKETGEPIYNAIVWQDRRTSKYCDELKDQGHAEIIKEKTGLVLDAYFSATKLKWILDNVDGAREKAEAGELCFGTVDTWLVWKLTRGKMFITDVSNASRTMLLNIHTLEWDNDLLELFNIPKAILPEVKQSSEVYGETATTLFSTKIPIAGIAGDQQAALFGQMCTSPGMVKNTYGTGCFLLMNTGKEAVSSKNNLLTTVAWKINGEVNYALEGSVFVGGAAIQWLRDGLKLIHSSDEVNDLAASVEDNGGVYFVPALTGLGAPHWDQYARGTIVGITRGTTDGHIARATLEGIAFQVYDIVKSMEADSGRASLELRVDGGASASNLLMQIQSNLFGFKITRPKTLETTALGAAYLAGLAVGYWKNIDEIQEQWIVDKDFHPQLEKEKVDAMVHSWNKAVSRAQSWIED, translated from the coding sequence ATGAATGAAAAGTTAATCCTCGCTTTAGATCAGGGAACAACTTCCTCCAGAGCGATTCTATTCAACCATAGCGGAGAGATCAAGTATGTATCTCAAAAAGACTTCAGACAGATATACCCAACACCAGGTTGGGTAGAGCATGATCCTAATGAAATCTGGTCATCACAAATCTCCGTTGCAGCAGAAAGTATCGCCAAAGCTGGCATCTCCGGACTGGAAGTAGCCGCTATTGGGATTACCAACCAACGTGAAACAACAATAGTTTGGGATAAAGAAACCGGGGAACCTATTTATAACGCTATTGTATGGCAGGACCGAAGAACCTCAAAATATTGTGATGAACTGAAAGATCAGGGACACGCAGAAATTATCAAGGAGAAAACAGGTCTTGTTTTGGATGCTTATTTTTCTGCTACCAAATTAAAATGGATCCTTGACAATGTAGACGGGGCAAGAGAAAAGGCAGAAGCCGGAGAACTGTGCTTCGGAACTGTTGATACCTGGCTAGTATGGAAATTAACCCGTGGAAAAATGTTTATTACGGATGTTTCGAATGCCAGCAGAACCATGCTTTTGAATATTCATACGTTAGAATGGGACAATGATCTATTGGAGCTATTCAACATTCCTAAAGCTATTCTTCCTGAAGTGAAACAAAGCAGTGAAGTATATGGCGAGACAGCTACTACCCTATTCTCTACTAAAATTCCGATTGCAGGAATTGCTGGAGATCAGCAGGCTGCTTTATTTGGCCAAATGTGCACCAGTCCTGGAATGGTAAAAAATACTTACGGAACAGGCTGCTTCCTATTAATGAATACAGGAAAAGAAGCTGTTTCCTCAAAAAACAATCTTTTGACAACTGTTGCGTGGAAAATTAACGGGGAAGTTAATTATGCATTGGAAGGAAGTGTATTTGTAGGCGGTGCAGCTATTCAATGGCTAAGAGATGGCCTTAAACTTATTCACTCTTCTGATGAAGTAAATGATCTTGCTGCTTCGGTTGAAGATAACGGCGGCGTTTACTTTGTTCCTGCCCTTACAGGTTTAGGTGCTCCTCATTGGGATCAGTATGCCCGCGGAACTATCGTAGGAATTACGCGTGGTACAACAGATGGACATATTGCCAGAGCAACATTGGAAGGAATTGCATTTCAGGTGTACGATATTGTAAAATCTATGGAGGCAGATTCTGGAAGAGCAAGTCTTGAGCTACGAGTAGATGGAGGAGCTTCAGCAAGTAATTTATTGATGCAGATACAGTCTAACCTTTTCGGATTTAAAATAACCAGACCAAAAACATTAGAAACAACAGCATTAGGAGCAGCTTATTTAGCAGGTCTTGCTGTAGGATACTGGAAAAATATTGATGAGATACAGGAGCAATGGATTGTAGACAAAGATTTCCATCCTCAATTGGAAAAGGAAAAAGTAGATGCTATGGTTCACTCATGGAACAAAGCTGTATCTCGTGCTCAAAGCTGGATTGAAGATTAA